The sequence below is a genomic window from Microbacterium sp. cx-55.
CCGAGAGGAGGGGGATTCGGCCCGAATCACCCTCATCCGGGCTGATCATCCTCGTCTCGGCGAGGGGCGCGGCGAGAGGCGCGGCGAGTGCCGTGGCGCCCAGCGCAGAGGGCGCGCGGGGCGGATGCTGCGCGAGCACCGCGCGGAGTTCCTCCGGTGTGAGCGGCAGCGGGTCGCACACGTACCCCGCTGTGCGCAGCCGCAGCGCCGCGAGCGCCGATGTCGGCAGCCACACGCCGAGGTGATGCAGCTCCGCGGCCCGGCGCCGGAGCACATCGTCGACCGGTCCGTTCGCGACGGTGCGGCCGGCCTGGTCGAGCACGACGACGCGGTCGACGATGGCGACGACGGCGTCGAGGTTGTGTTCGATGAGCACGATCGACCGGTCGCCCTCCGCGACGAGCTCGGCGAGCGTCGCGTAAACCTCCTCGATGCCCTGCGGGTCGAGGTTCGCCGTGGGCTCGTCGAGCACGAGCAGCGGCGAGCCCATCGCCAGCGCGGCCGCGATCGCCAGCCGCTGACGGCCGCCGCCCGACAGGACGTCCGGATTCTCGGCGCGCCGGTGCCAGAGCCCGACGCGGCGCAGCGACTCCTCGGCGCGGCGCAGCACCTCATCCGCCGGGAGACGCAGGTTCTCGGGGCCGAAGGCGACCTCGTCGAGGATCGTGCCCGTGACGAGCTGCGCGTCGGGATCCTGGAACACCATGGCGACATGCGTGCTGAGCGTGGCGACCGTCGCCTCCGTCGTCGCGATGCCGGCGACCTCGACGGTGCCCGTCAGCTCCGCCGGGACGACGTGCGGGATCAACCCGTCGAGCGACAGCGCGAGCGTGGACTTTCCCGATCCGCTGGGCCCGAGCAGTAGCACGACCTCGCCGCGACCCACCTCGAAACTGACGGATGCGGGCGACGGATCGGTCGCGCCGTTGTGCGTGATGCCGACGTCGCGGAGGCGGAGGAGGGGCGCATCCGGGGTCGACTCGGTGCGACCTCGCGGAGGCGACGGATGCGGATCGGGCACAGGGATTCCCGGGAGGAGAGGGCGGGTGACCCCCTCAACTTAGCCGACCCTAACCTCAGTCGGAAGCGTGCGCGCGCGGCGGGAGTCCGGCGAGGAGTTCGCGGATGCCGACGCGATACGCATCCGACAGCACCGCCGCCGGCATTCCGCACAGCAGCGCGAACTGCAGGCCGCGCCACTGCGCGACGATGCGGGTCGCAGCGTTCTCGGCCGCGGTCTGCGGGTATCCCTCGGCGACGAGCACGTCGCGCACGAGCGCGACCCAGCCCGTGCCGAGCTCGCCGAGAAACTCCGCCCACTCGTCGGGGGCGCCGATCGCGACTCCGAACCGGTGGAAGAACATCACCAGGTACGGGCGGTTCGCCTCGTCGCCGATGTCGTCCCATGCCCGCAGCAGGCGGGCCTCCAGGGGCAGATCGTCGGCGCCGAGACGGTCGAAGACCGCCGCGAGGTGCGGAAAACGCTCGGACGCCCGCGCAGCCGCCGCTTGGAGCAGGCCGCCCTTGGAGCCGAAGTAGTACAGCAGCATCCGGTTGTTCGAACCGATCTGGCGCGCGATGCCCGAGAGGCTGTGGTCGAGCATCCCGTCGGCGAGGATCAGATCGGCGACGAGCCCCGCAAGGCGCCGCCGCTCGGGGGTGTCGGCGGAGGATTCGGCGGTGGGCACGTCCGTCACCGCCGTCCGGTGCGGACGACGCCGGCGCGGCGAAGCCCCACGCCGAGCCGCAGACCGATCGCGGTCCAGGCGGCGGGCGCGAGCACGGCGACGACGAGGTACGCGACCTGCGCCCACGGTGCGTAGCTGGAGATGTGCGCCGCGAAGGCGACCGCGACCGCGATGACCACCCCGATGATGACCGCCGAGATGTAGAAACGCCACGTGGGCCAGGCGCGATAGCGGGTGAGCGCCGCGACGAGCTCCTGGATCCCGCCGAACAGGATGGCGGTGCCGAGGTAGCGGAGTGTCCACTGCGGGCTCGTCGCGCTCGCGACCAGAGCCGCCAGCACGTGGGTGAGAAGCGCGACCCAGGGAAGCCGCAGCACTTCCTGCGCGATGATGCCGGGCAGCACGTGCACCCCGAGAACCAACCCGTACGCGATCGGCACGGTCGAGAGCACGAAGAGCGTGGCCCAGCCGGCGATGCCACCGAGCAGGCCGGTCACGACACCGATCGCGGCGCAGATCAGCAGCACGCGGGTGGACATGACGACGGGACGGGCCACGGCTCCAGCGTACCGGCGGCGGCCGGGCCCCCGGACGCCCCGGACCGGGAAAGACCGGTCGCTCAGAGGCGACGCCCGCGACGGCGCAGCCGCACCGCGGGCAGCGGCGGCGCCGGCACGCGTACATCGCCGTGATCGGCGACCCGACCGAAGCGCGCGGAGTGCGCCTCCCATTCCTCGCGGGCGGCGACGATCTCCTCGTGCGAGCGACCGACGAAGTTCCACCACATGACGATCTCGTCCTCGAACGGTTCGCCGCCGAGGAGGAAGAACGTCGCCCCGGATGCGGAGTGCACATCGATTCCGTCGCGCTGGATGCCGAGGTACAGCAACTGCATGTCGCCGACGGTCTCGGTGGTGTCCGCATCCGTCGTCACGCGCAGGTCGCCGTCGACGCCGACGATGGCGTACTCCCATTCCGGATGCAGCGGCACCCGCACACGCGACCCGGCGGGCACCCGCACCTCGGCCCCCACGAGAGGCGTGAACGCGCTCGCGGGCGACGTCGTGCCGGCGAACTCGCCCATCACGACGACCGCCTCGGCGCGCTCGCCCGTGACGGCGGGCAGGGTCAGTTGCGGCAGCGACGCGTGCTGCTCGAACGCGGGGGCACCGTGGCGTCGGGACTCGGGCAATGCCACCCACAGCTGCAGGGCATCGAGCGGGATCGGCTCGTCGGTCACGGAGTACTCGCTGTGCGAGATGCCCGCACCACTCGTCATGAGGTTCAGTGCACCGCGCGAGATGAGCACATCGCTGCCGAGCGAGTCGCGGTGACGCACGACGCCCTCGAACGGCCAGGTCACCGTCTGCAGGCCGATGTGCGGATGCGGCTCCACGCGCATGAGCGCGCGCTGCGGCCCGAAGCGGTCGAGGAAGCACCAGGCGCCGACCATCGGCAGGTCGCGCTGCGGGAGGGCCCGCCGCACGTCCATCGCGCGCACGCCGCCGAGCGGCACCTCTCGCGCCTCGAGCATGACCGAGCGGGGTCCGTCGCACTCCACGGCGGATTCGGTGGTCTCCTCGACCGGACCGGCATCGAGCCGCGTCATCGCTCGCCGCCGCCGCCGCCGCTCGCGTCGGGCTCGTCGCCCGGGGGCGGCGGCTCCACTCCGGTGAGGCGACTCGAGGGCCAGGCGATGTCGAGGCCCGGCACGTCGTGGCCGCGCAGGTACTTCGCCACGAACGGGCACAGCGGTACGACGGTCTCACCGCGCGACGCGACATCCGCCATCGCCGCGGAGATGAGCCGGCTCCCGAGACCCTGCCCCGCATACGCCGGGTCCACCTGCGTGTGGGGGAACACGAGCCGCCCGCGCCGGTCGGGCTGGAACCGGGTGAACCCCGCGTCGCGACCGTCGACGCGGATCACGTACTGCCCCTCGGTATCCTCGCGGACCACCTGGATCGTCGGATCGTCCTCGCTCATGGCACATCCCCTCGTCGCTGCGTCCACGGTAACGGGCCAGCGGTGCCCGCGGGTCGCCGCATCCGGCAGACTCGAGAGATGACCGCATCCCTCGCCGAGCTCGTCAGAACCGCCGGCGACGACGCGGATGCGCTCTACGACGCCTTCCTGTCGTGGGCGGTCGATCGGGGCATCGAGCTCTACCCGGCACAGGACGAGGCGGTCATCGAACTCGTATCGGGCGCGAACGTCGTGCTCTCGACCCCCACCGGCACGGGCAAATCGCTCGTCGCGGTCGCCGCGCACGCTGCCTGCCTCGCCCGCGGCGGTCGCTCCTACTACACGGCGCCGATCAAGGCGCTCGTGAGCGAGAAGTTCTTCGCGCTCGTCGAGATCTTCGGGGCGGAGAACGTGGGCATGGTCACCGGGGACTCGTCGGTGAACCCGGATGCGTCGATCATCTGCTGCACGGCCGAGATCCTCGCGAATCTCGCGCTGCGGCACGGGTCGGATGCGGACGTCGACCAGGTCGTGATGGACGAGTTCCACTACTACGGCGATCCCGATCGCGGGTGGGCGTGGCAGGTGCCGCTGCTCGCCCTGCCGCGCGCGCAGTTCCTGCTGATGTCGGCGACCCTGGGCGACGTGACCCCGATCACGGCAGACCTGGCGCAGCGCACCGGCCGCAGCACCGTCGAGGTCACCGGAGCCGAACGCCCCGTCCCGCTGCACTTCTCCTATGAGCGGCGCCCCGCGCACGAGCTCGTCGAGACGCTGCTCGAGGCGGGCGAAGCACCCATCTACATCGTGCACTTCTCGCAGCTGCAGGCCATGGAACGCGCGCAAGCGCTCGCGAGCGTCAAGGTCACGACCCGCGCGCAGCGCGACGAGATCGCCGAGGCGATCGGCGCGTTCCGCTTCACGACCGCGTTCGGCAAGACGCTGTCGCGACTCGTGCGCTCGGGCATCGGCGTGCACCACGCGGGGATGCTGCCGCGCTACCGACGCCTCGTCGAGACCCTCGCCCAGCAAGGGCTGCTCCGCGTCATCTGCGGCACCGACACCCTCGGGGTCGGCATCAACGTGCCGATCCGCACCGTCCTGCTGACCGCGCTGTCGAAGTTCGACGGCACCAAGATGCGCCAGGTCAGCGCCCGCGAGTTCCACCAGATCGCCGGTCGCGCCGGACGCGCGGGCTACGACACCTACGGCAACGTCGTCGTGATGGCGCCCGAGTGGGAGATCGAGAACGCCGAGTCGCTGCGCCGGGCCGGCGACGACGCCGCGAAGCGCAAGAAGATCGTCCGCAAGAAGGCGCCGGCGGGCGTCGTGAACTGGGGCGAGGGGTCGTTCGAGCGACTCATCGAGGCGCCTCCGGAGCCGCTCGTTCCGCAGATGCAGCTCACCGCCGCGATGCTCATCAACGTCATCGGCCGCGGCGGCGACGTGTTCGCCGACGTCCGCGCGCTCGTGTTCGACAACCACGAACCGCGTGCCCGGCAGCTCGCGCTCGCCCGCCGCGCGCTGGCGATCTTCCGCACGCTCCGCACGGCCGGTGTCGTCGAGGTCGGGCCGGATGGCCGCATCCGGCTCACCGTCGACCTGCAACCCAACTTCGCCCTGAACCAGCCGCTGTCGCCGTTCGCGCTCGCCGCGATCGAATTGCTCGACCCGGAAGACGCCGCGGGGGCCGCCGGGTCGGGGCACTACGCCCTCGACGTCGTGAGCGTCATCGAGGCGACGCTCGACGACCCGCGGCCCGTGCTCAAACAGCAGGAGTTCAAAGCGCGCGGCGAAGCGGTCGGGGCGATGAAGCGCGACGGCATCGAGTACGACGAGCGGATGGCCCTTCTCGAGGAGGTCACGCACCCGAAGCCCCTCGCGGATCTCCTGGCGCAGTCGTTCGAGGTCTTCGCGAGCAGTCAGCCGTGGATCCGGGATTTCGAGCTGCGACCGAAGTCGGTCGTCCGTGACATGTTCGAGCAGGCGTTCTCGTTCGCCGAGTTCGTCTCGTGGTACCAGCTCGGCCGGAGCGAAGGCCTCGTGCTCCGCTACCTCAGCGACGCCTACCGGGCGATCCGGCAGACCGTGCCGTCCGAGGCCCGCACCGACGAACTGCTCGACATCATCGAGTGGCTCGGCGAGCTCGTGCGGCAGGTCGACTCGAGCCTCGTCGATGAGTGGGAGAGCCTCATCCACCCCGAGGCGACGCCGCTCGGTGCCCCGATCGTGCCGCCGGCGCCGCCATCCGTGGTCACCAACCGCCGCGCGTTCACGGTGCTCGTGCGCAACGAGCTGTTCCGCCGGGTGACGCTCGCCGCGCGGCAGCGCGACGACGAGCTCGTGGCGCTCGATCCCGAGATCGACTGGCCGGCCGTGCTCGACGCCTACTTCGACGAGCACGACGAGATCCTCACGGGTGGTCCCGCGCGGTCGCCCGCGCTGTGCACGATCGACGAGTCGGACGCGACCGCCGGTCTCTGGCGCGTGGAGCAGATCCTCGACGATCCGGACGGCAACCACGACTGGCGCATCCGCGCGGAGGTCGACCTCGCTGCATCCGCCGAAGAGGGCACCGCCGTCGTCCGGGTGACCGAGGCCCTGCGCCTGTAGCCGCCGGCCCGGGCTCTGCCGCTGTAGCTGTGGCCGGGTGTCGTCGCGCCTTGTGACGGTACCCGCGGGCGACGTCCCTGCGGGGACTGGGCTGACAACTCCTCCACTTCTCGGGGTTCTCGGCCTAGCGGTGGTCCGGCGTGCGGTTTTGGAGGAGTTACCCGCTGCGGGCAGCCCTGACGCAGGCCGCGCCTGCCGGTGGTCCGCGCGGCGCGGCGGTGGTGGCTGGTGGCCGTCGCGCCGGGGGCCGGCCGATAACTCCTCCACTTCGAGGGGTTTTCGGCCTCGGGGTGGCCCGGCGTGCGGTTTTGGAGGAGTTTGCGGGTCGAAGCGTGCGTGACCCGGGAGCGTCGGCCACGCGAGCGGGCAGGATGGGGGGATGCGCGCACACGTCGGATGGGGGAAGGTCGCGGCCGTCGCGCTCGTCGCGGCCGCCGTACTCACCGGCTGCGCGGCGGAGCGGCCCGTCGGCACCGAACCGGCGTCCGCCGCGCCGACCCCGACCGCCACCCCGACGCCCACTCCGGCGGATCCGATCGCGGGACTCGACCTCGACGAGCGCGTCGGGCAGCTGTTCATGGTCGGCACGTCCGTCGACGGCGCCGACCCGACCACCCTTGCGGCCGTCGCCGATCAGCGTGTCGCCGGCATCTTCCTGCACGGGCGTTCGTCGGCCGGGGCCGGCGCCACCGCCGCGCTCGTCGCCCAGTTCACGGCCGTGCACGATTCCGCATCGCCGCGACTCTGGGTCGCGACCGACCAGGAGGGCGGCGATGTGCAGGTGCTCAGCGGCGACGGGTTCGAGAAGATGCCGACGGCGCTGACGTCCGCTCAGCGCGACGACGCGACCCTGCGGGCCGACGCGGCGCGGTGGGGTGCGCAGCTTCGCGCTGCGGGCATCGACATGAACCTCGCGCCCGTTGCGGATATCGTGACGAGCCCCGAGACCGCCCGCGACAACAAGCCGATCGGCATCTACAACCGCGAGTACGGGTTCGACGAGGCGACTGTCGCCGCGAAGTCCGGTGCGTTCGCGCAGGGGATGCGGGATGCGGGCGTACTGCCGACGCTGAAGCACTTCCCGGGCCTCGGTCGGGTGACCGGCAATACCGACTACGCGGCCGATGTCGTCGACGGCCAGGTCGGCGCCGACTCGCCCGACGTCTCGGTCTACCGCACGCTGCTGCCGCAGGGCCCCGCGGTCGTGATGATGTCGACCGCCGTGTACGACCGGATCGATCCGAGCGCTCCGGCGGCGTTCTCGGCGCCCGTGGTGACGGGGCTCCTCCGCGGCGACCTGGGTTTCGACGGGGTCGTGATGACCGACGACCTCTCGGCTCCCGAGCAGGTGGCGCGGTGGTCGCCGGGTGAACGTGCGACCCTCGCGGTGGATGCGGGCGTCGACCTTCTCCTCGTCTCCGCGGATGCCTCGGTGTTCCCCGAGATGTACGAGGCGGTGCGCTCGCGGGCCGAGTCCGACCCCGCGTTCGCCGAGAAGGTCGACGACGCCGCCCGCCGGGTCGTCGAGTTGAAAGCGGATTTCCCCTGAGCTCGGCAACCCCCTCTTCAGGCGGCATCGCAGCGGTACGTTGGCAGCTCGATCGGTCGAGGGGGAGGAGGCGTCATGGCGTCATCGCGGGAAGATGTGGTCGGGGAAATTCTGGCGTTGAACGGGGAGGATGTTCCGTTCGCGTTCGCGGCGTTCGAGGGTGGTGTGGTCGGGGTCTGGGATTACGCCGACGCGAAGTGGGCCGGCCTGTTGGCGGCGGGGCAGATCAGTCGCGATTACGAGCTGACCGTGACGCTGCACGACGACGGAAGCTACTCGCTCCTCGATGAGACGCACGACACGCAGACCCGGCTCGACACGAAGGGTCTGCATCACGAGCGTTCGTTCTTCAAAGGAACGAAGCGCACCTTCAGCTTCAACGCGTCGTTCGCCCCGATCGCGTCCGATCACGGTCAGGTCGGCAACACGTTCGGGTGGAAGTTCGACACCGAGGAGATGAAGGAGCCCGTCCGCGAGATCCTCACTCGCTACGGATGGATCCCTCGCCACCGATCCTTCCTCGATCGACTCTTCGGGCGCTGACGTCCGGATGCCGGCCCGCCCTCGGCCGGACGGCGGTCCGCCGCCGGCCGGATGACGGGCCGCCGGCAGTCCCGCCGGTCACCGGATGTCCGGTCACCGCGCCATGATGGCGGGGTGACCACCTACCTTGCCTTCCTCCGCGCGATCAATCTTGGGGCGAAGCGCGTCTTCCCGAAGGACGACATCCGCCGCGCGGTGGAGTCCGCCGGCTTCGACGACGTCGTCACGCATCTGAACACGGGCAACGTGCGCTTCACGAGTGGGATGCGGTCGCGCCCCCGTATCGAGGAGGCGCTCGAGCGTGCGTTCCTCGCGGACCGCGGATTCGATGTGCCGACGATCGTGTTCTCCGCCGCCGAGTTCGCGGCGCTCGCCGCGGAGGCCCGCGCGCTCTCGGCGGCGCGCCCGGGACTCGCGCGGCATTACGTGTATCTGCTGAAGGACGAACTCTCGGCGGAGGTGGCGGCGCAGGTCGAGGCGACGTCCGGACCGCTCGGCGAGATGGTGGTGAGCGGTCGCGCGGCGCACGCGCTCCTCGGGCCCGGGTACGCCGACGGCACGGTCGATCCGCTTCGTGCGGCGAAGCTGCTCGGGGTGGCGACCAACCGCAACCTCAACGTCGTCTCGGGTCTCGCCGAGCGCTGGTGCACCTCGACCGACTGAGCCCGGCGACCTCTCCTCCCCAGCGCACGGTTCGGGTCGGCGGATGCGGGCGCGTGCCGCGGCGTCGGACGCGCTCGTTACGCTGGTGAGGTGAACGCATCCCCGACCGACCGACCCGGATGGGATGTTCCGCCCGACGAGTGGGCTCCGCCCGAGTACGACGACGCGCCCCCGCCTTACGACGAGGCGCCGCCCTACGACGACGTCCCCGCGTTCGATCCCGCGGTCGCTCCGCCGGACGACGGGTGGGTGCCCCCGACCGACGAGCCGTGGGCGTTGGCGCAACCGGATGCGGCCGCCCCGCGCCGTGACTTCACCGGCGCCGATCCGCTCACGGTGTTGAAAGAGGTCTACGGCTACGACGCCTTCCGCGGCGACCAGGCCGAGATCGTCGCGCAGGTCGTGGGTGGTGCCGACGCGATCGTGCTGATGCCCACCGGTGGCGGAAAGAGCGTGACCTACCAGGTGCCCGCGCTCGTGCGCCCGGGCACGGGTCTCGTCGTCAGCCCGCTGATCGCCCTCATGCACGATCAGGTCGAAGCGCTTCGCGCGAACGGCGTGAATGCCGCCTACCTGAACTCGACGCAGAGTCAGGCCGAGCGCATGTCGGTCGAGCGGTCCTACGTGGCCGGCGAGATCGACCTGCTCTATGTCGCCCCTGAGCGTCTCACGCTCTCGTCGACCGCCGCGCTCCTCGCCCGCGGCCGTCTAAGCGTGATCGCGATCGACGAGGCCCACTGCGTGTCGCAGTGGGGTCACGACTTCCGCCCCGACTACCTCGCCCTCGGATCGCTCGGCGAGCAGTTCCCGGGCGTTCCGCGGATGGCGCTGACGGCGACCGCGACGCACGCCACGCACCAGGAGATCACCGAGCGCCTGCAGTTGCGTGAGGCGAAGCATTTCGTCGCGAGCTTCGATCGCCCCAACATCCAGTACCGCATCGACCCCAAGGTCGAGCCGCGCAAGCAGCTGGTCGGCTTCATCCGCTCCCAGCCCGAGGGCTCGGCGGGCATCGTCTACGCACTGAGCCGCAAGAGCGTCGAGCAGACCGCGGAGTATCTGCGCGCGCAGGGCCTCGATGCGCTGCCGTACCACGCGGGTCTTCCGGCCGAGACGCGGGCTCGCAACCAGTCCCGGTTCCTCCGCGATGACGGGGTCATCATGGTGGCGACGATCGCGTTCGGCATGGGAATCGACAAGCCGGATGTGCGCTTCGTGGCGCACATCGACCTGCCGAAGTCCGTCGAGGGGTACTACCAGGAGACCGGCCGTGCCGGTCGTGACGGCGAGCCGTCGGTCGTGTGGATGGCGTACGGCCTCGGCGATGTCGTGCAGCAGCGTCGGATGATCGATCAGAGCCCCGGTGATCGCACCTACAAGATGCGGCTCGGCCAGCACCTCGACGCCATGCTGGCGCTGTGCGAGACGGTGGCCTGCCGCCGTCAGAACCTGCTCGGTTACTTCGGCCAGCAGTCCGAACCCTGCGGAAACTGCGACACCTGCCTGACCCCGCCCGAGACGTACGACGGGCTCGTGCCGGCGCAGAAGCTGCTCTCGACCGTCGTGCGGTTGCAGCGCGAGCGCAACCAGTCGTTCGGTGCGGGTCAGATCATCGACATCCTCCGCGGTGCCGACACCGAACGCATCCGCCAGCAACGTCACAAGGAGATCGCCACCTACGGGATCGGCGCCGACCTCACCGAGCAGGACTGGCGGAGCGTCGTGCGGCAGTTGCTCGCACGCGGGATTCTCGTGGCACAGGGCGACTACGGCACCCTGGCGCTCGGCGAGTCGGCGGCCGCCGT
It includes:
- a CDS encoding ABC transporter ATP-binding protein, with protein sequence MPDPHPSPPRGRTESTPDAPLLRLRDVGITHNGATDPSPASVSFEVGRGEVVLLLGPSGSGKSTLALSLDGLIPHVVPAELTGTVEVAGIATTEATVATLSTHVAMVFQDPDAQLVTGTILDEVAFGPENLRLPADEVLRRAEESLRRVGLWHRRAENPDVLSGGGRQRLAIAAALAMGSPLLVLDEPTANLDPQGIEEVYATLAELVAEGDRSIVLIEHNLDAVVAIVDRVVVLDQAGRTVANGPVDDVLRRRAAELHHLGVWLPTSALAALRLRTAGYVCDPLPLTPEELRAVLAQHPPRAPSALGATALAAPLAAPLAETRMISPDEGDSGRIPLLSADGPLLSGPAQGATVSGPAQGATVSGPAQGATVSAPQQGTTPADSDRTRPTDAVVQVRGLSLTRGRRRERVEVLHDVSLDVVRGEFVAIVGANGAGKTTLLQAIAGVIPPPRGSVRVDGIDVSRTDPRTLPSRIGFVFQNPEHQFIAHTVADEIAHGLRRLRLSEDEVHARTSALLERFGLEGKADAHPFLLSGGQKRRLSVGTALVAGAPVLALDEPTFGQDRARADELLGLLAELNRGGTTIIVVTHDMQLVSEYADRMIVVEDGRIAAHGPTGAVFDDVALIERAGLRVPPLRRAVRGLSQHPQIARATRLADLPGDPP
- a CDS encoding TetR/AcrR family transcriptional regulator, which produces MTDVPTAESSADTPERRRLAGLVADLILADGMLDHSLSGIARQIGSNNRMLLYYFGSKGGLLQAAAARASERFPHLAAVFDRLGADDLPLEARLLRAWDDIGDEANRPYLVMFFHRFGVAIGAPDEWAEFLGELGTGWVALVRDVLVAEGYPQTAAENAATRIVAQWRGLQFALLCGMPAAVLSDAYRVGIRELLAGLPPRAHASD
- a CDS encoding ECF transporter S component translates to MARPVVMSTRVLLICAAIGVVTGLLGGIAGWATLFVLSTVPIAYGLVLGVHVLPGIIAQEVLRLPWVALLTHVLAALVASATSPQWTLRYLGTAILFGGIQELVAALTRYRAWPTWRFYISAVIIGVVIAVAVAFAAHISSYAPWAQVAYLVVAVLAPAAWTAIGLRLGVGLRRAGVVRTGRR
- a CDS encoding pirin family protein; translation: MTRLDAGPVEETTESAVECDGPRSVMLEAREVPLGGVRAMDVRRALPQRDLPMVGAWCFLDRFGPQRALMRVEPHPHIGLQTVTWPFEGVVRHRDSLGSDVLISRGALNLMTSGAGISHSEYSVTDEPIPLDALQLWVALPESRRHGAPAFEQHASLPQLTLPAVTGERAEAVVVMGEFAGTTSPASAFTPLVGAEVRVPAGSRVRVPLHPEWEYAIVGVDGDLRVTTDADTTETVGDMQLLYLGIQRDGIDVHSASGATFFLLGGEPFEDEIVMWWNFVGRSHEEIVAAREEWEAHSARFGRVADHGDVRVPAPPLPAVRLRRRGRRL
- a CDS encoding GNAT family N-acetyltransferase produces the protein MSEDDPTIQVVREDTEGQYVIRVDGRDAGFTRFQPDRRGRLVFPHTQVDPAYAGQGLGSRLISAAMADVASRGETVVPLCPFVAKYLRGHDVPGLDIAWPSSRLTGVEPPPPGDEPDASGGGGGER
- a CDS encoding DEAD/DEAH box helicase, which produces MTASLAELVRTAGDDADALYDAFLSWAVDRGIELYPAQDEAVIELVSGANVVLSTPTGTGKSLVAVAAHAACLARGGRSYYTAPIKALVSEKFFALVEIFGAENVGMVTGDSSVNPDASIICCTAEILANLALRHGSDADVDQVVMDEFHYYGDPDRGWAWQVPLLALPRAQFLLMSATLGDVTPITADLAQRTGRSTVEVTGAERPVPLHFSYERRPAHELVETLLEAGEAPIYIVHFSQLQAMERAQALASVKVTTRAQRDEIAEAIGAFRFTTAFGKTLSRLVRSGIGVHHAGMLPRYRRLVETLAQQGLLRVICGTDTLGVGINVPIRTVLLTALSKFDGTKMRQVSAREFHQIAGRAGRAGYDTYGNVVVMAPEWEIENAESLRRAGDDAAKRKKIVRKKAPAGVVNWGEGSFERLIEAPPEPLVPQMQLTAAMLINVIGRGGDVFADVRALVFDNHEPRARQLALARRALAIFRTLRTAGVVEVGPDGRIRLTVDLQPNFALNQPLSPFALAAIELLDPEDAAGAAGSGHYALDVVSVIEATLDDPRPVLKQQEFKARGEAVGAMKRDGIEYDERMALLEEVTHPKPLADLLAQSFEVFASSQPWIRDFELRPKSVVRDMFEQAFSFAEFVSWYQLGRSEGLVLRYLSDAYRAIRQTVPSEARTDELLDIIEWLGELVRQVDSSLVDEWESLIHPEATPLGAPIVPPAPPSVVTNRRAFTVLVRNELFRRVTLAARQRDDELVALDPEIDWPAVLDAYFDEHDEILTGGPARSPALCTIDESDATAGLWRVEQILDDPDGNHDWRIRAEVDLAASAEEGTAVVRVTEALRL
- a CDS encoding glycoside hydrolase family 3 N-terminal domain-containing protein, encoding MRAHVGWGKVAAVALVAAAVLTGCAAERPVGTEPASAAPTPTATPTPTPADPIAGLDLDERVGQLFMVGTSVDGADPTTLAAVADQRVAGIFLHGRSSAGAGATAALVAQFTAVHDSASPRLWVATDQEGGDVQVLSGDGFEKMPTALTSAQRDDATLRADAARWGAQLRAAGIDMNLAPVADIVTSPETARDNKPIGIYNREYGFDEATVAAKSGAFAQGMRDAGVLPTLKHFPGLGRVTGNTDYAADVVDGQVGADSPDVSVYRTLLPQGPAVVMMSTAVYDRIDPSAPAAFSAPVVTGLLRGDLGFDGVVMTDDLSAPEQVARWSPGERATLAVDAGVDLLLVSADASVFPEMYEAVRSRAESDPAFAEKVDDAARRVVELKADFP
- a CDS encoding DUF1697 domain-containing protein, which produces MTTYLAFLRAINLGAKRVFPKDDIRRAVESAGFDDVVTHLNTGNVRFTSGMRSRPRIEEALERAFLADRGFDVPTIVFSAAEFAALAAEARALSAARPGLARHYVYLLKDELSAEVAAQVEATSGPLGEMVVSGRAAHALLGPGYADGTVDPLRAAKLLGVATNRNLNVVSGLAERWCTSTD
- the recQ gene encoding DNA helicase RecQ — translated: MNASPTDRPGWDVPPDEWAPPEYDDAPPPYDEAPPYDDVPAFDPAVAPPDDGWVPPTDEPWALAQPDAAAPRRDFTGADPLTVLKEVYGYDAFRGDQAEIVAQVVGGADAIVLMPTGGGKSVTYQVPALVRPGTGLVVSPLIALMHDQVEALRANGVNAAYLNSTQSQAERMSVERSYVAGEIDLLYVAPERLTLSSTAALLARGRLSVIAIDEAHCVSQWGHDFRPDYLALGSLGEQFPGVPRMALTATATHATHQEITERLQLREAKHFVASFDRPNIQYRIDPKVEPRKQLVGFIRSQPEGSAGIVYALSRKSVEQTAEYLRAQGLDALPYHAGLPAETRARNQSRFLRDDGVIMVATIAFGMGIDKPDVRFVAHIDLPKSVEGYYQETGRAGRDGEPSVVWMAYGLGDVVQQRRMIDQSPGDRTYKMRLGQHLDAMLALCETVACRRQNLLGYFGQQSEPCGNCDTCLTPPETYDGLVPAQKLLSTVVRLQRERNQSFGAGQIIDILRGADTERIRQQRHKEIATYGIGADLTEQDWRSVVRQLLARGILVAQGDYGTLALGESAAAVLRGDEQVPLRRDTIGRTASAPRARRASASDALPEGDRGLFEALREWRAQTAREQGVPAYIVFGDATLRALAEHRPGSLADLDGISGIGAKKKDAYGQAVLDVIAAG